DNA sequence from the bacterium genome:
GTTCACCTCTTTGCCCAGAAAAGACCCATCCAGAAACTGTGTGTCCACGCAGGTGATGATTGCTTTGAACCCCCGGCTGGAAAGCTCCCTAACGGCCTGGGAGGTGTCTTTTCCCCAGAGGGGGAAAAAACCCTCCATGCCCACCCTGGCCAGGTTTTCTTCCCTGTAAGTTCTAAGGGATTCCAGAAAGATGTCCCCGAAGGCCACATGTCGAACCCCCTTTGCCCAAAACTCTCTCAGTTTTTCGGCCATCTTGCGCTCATATGTTTCATTGGGATCCTCGGCTCCCAGCCATATGATCTCAAGGGGTAGACCCAGGCTATTGGCCTGCTCCAAGAGAAGTTGTCTTCTCACACCGTGCATGCTGACCCTGTTATACGGAAGGGTCACGGTGGTAAGCAACCCCACCACATCCCAATCCTTTGTTCCCATGAGAAAATCGAGCGCCATTACACTGTCTTTCCCGCCGCTCCAGGTAAGTACAATTTGCC
Encoded proteins:
- a CDS encoding ATP-binding protein, whose protein sequence is MARQIVLTWSGGKDSVMALDFLMGTKDWDVVGLLTTVTLPYNRVSMHGVRRQLLLEQANSLGLPLEIIWLGAEDPNETYERKMAEKLREFWAKGVRHVAFGDIFLESLRTYREENLARVGMEGFFPLWGKDTSQAVRELSSRGFKAIITCVDTQFLDGSFLGKEVNEDLLALLPQGVDPCGENGEFHSFVYGGPLFTKQIGFQKGTVVEREGGRFLFLDLIPLK